In Natrinema amylolyticum, the following are encoded in one genomic region:
- a CDS encoding heme NO-binding domain-containing protein, which yields MHGIILKTLQAFVVDTYGEDAWLAIQEEADIEEKVYVPVTVYPDGDVYEIARTAGELTDQSPRTILTQYGTWVVPALLETYDLHIDDEWNGLELIANIQRFHTSLRTRDMTTLTTPRIRSERIDENRVRITYDSDRRLCDVARGAIQGVAERFDEELVAEEWTCMHEGDDACVFDIRRTVAADADADAAVAVDSRSDGDAESTSGFEFESDATADAPNGGTND from the coding sequence ATGCACGGAATAATCCTGAAGACGCTGCAGGCGTTCGTCGTCGACACCTACGGCGAGGACGCCTGGCTCGCGATCCAGGAGGAGGCCGACATCGAAGAGAAGGTCTACGTGCCAGTCACCGTCTATCCGGACGGCGACGTCTACGAGATCGCACGGACCGCCGGCGAACTCACGGATCAGAGCCCGCGAACGATCCTCACCCAGTACGGGACCTGGGTCGTTCCGGCGCTGCTCGAGACCTACGATCTCCACATCGACGACGAGTGGAACGGGCTGGAACTCATCGCGAACATCCAGCGGTTCCACACCTCGCTGCGGACGCGAGACATGACGACGCTGACGACGCCCCGAATTCGCTCGGAGCGAATCGACGAGAACCGGGTGCGGATCACCTACGACTCGGACCGGAGGCTGTGTGACGTCGCTCGCGGCGCGATTCAGGGGGTCGCCGAGCGCTTCGACGAGGAGTTGGTCGCCGAGGAGTGGACCTGTATGCACGAGGGAGACGACGCGTGCGTGTTCGACATCCGGCGGACGGTGGCAGCCGACGCCGATGCCGACGCTGCGGTCGCGGTCGACTCCCGGTCTGATGGCGACGCCGAATCGACGTCCGGGTTCGAGTTCGAATCCGACGCGACGGCCGACGCCCCGAACGGGGGCACGAATGACTGA
- a CDS encoding HypE family hydrogenase expression/formation protein produces the protein MSDLGKIDRAFFDRHIAPNLGADRDDVAVGPAHGVDFGVLDIGGRALVTATDPLSILPAIGLERAARFALDLVLADVAVSGVAPSHLSICFTLPEGMTDDEFATVWETIHAECTDLGVAVVTGHTARYGDISHPWVGAATAMGVGDHDDIVRPDGARPGDRLLLTNGPAVESVGLLSTLFGDRIDLPDDVIADAQERLEEVFSVRDALTAAAAGPVRAMHDVTEGGLAGALNEMADGAGVRFAVDRAAVPMRPGVRAVCEHLEFDPWAATSCGSLLLAVDPNGVEDVRAALEDRGTPVAEIGRVEAAGDGGGEVLVDGDRLEHPTVDPSWEAYAALADEAAE, from the coding sequence GTGAGCGACCTCGGAAAAATCGATCGCGCGTTCTTCGACCGGCATATCGCCCCGAACCTCGGTGCAGACCGCGACGACGTCGCCGTCGGGCCCGCCCATGGTGTCGACTTCGGCGTCCTCGATATCGGCGGGCGAGCGCTGGTCACCGCCACCGATCCGCTGTCGATCCTTCCAGCAATCGGCCTCGAGCGGGCCGCACGGTTCGCCCTCGACCTCGTCCTCGCGGACGTAGCCGTCAGCGGCGTGGCCCCGTCGCATCTCTCGATCTGTTTCACGCTCCCCGAGGGGATGACCGACGACGAGTTCGCGACGGTCTGGGAGACGATCCACGCGGAGTGTACGGATCTCGGGGTCGCCGTCGTAACGGGCCACACGGCTCGTTACGGAGATATTTCGCATCCGTGGGTCGGCGCTGCTACCGCGATGGGCGTCGGCGACCACGACGATATCGTCAGGCCCGACGGTGCCCGTCCCGGCGACCGACTGCTCCTGACGAACGGCCCCGCCGTGGAATCGGTCGGCCTGCTGAGCACCCTCTTCGGCGATCGCATCGACCTTCCGGACGACGTGATCGCAGACGCACAGGAGCGCCTCGAGGAGGTCTTTTCGGTCCGCGACGCCCTCACGGCGGCCGCAGCGGGACCGGTGCGGGCGATGCACGACGTGACCGAGGGCGGCCTCGCCGGCGCGCTGAACGAGATGGCCGACGGCGCGGGCGTCCGATTCGCGGTCGACCGCGCGGCCGTCCCGATGCGCCCCGGCGTCCGCGCGGTCTGTGAGCACCTCGAGTTCGACCCCTGGGCCGCGACCAGTTGCGGTTCGCTCCTGCTCGCGGTCGATCCGAACGGCGTCGAGGACGTGCGCGCGGCGCTCGAGGACCGGGGCACGCCGGTCGCCGAAATCGGCCGCGTCGAGGCCGCCGGGGACGGAGGTGGTGAGGTGCTCGTCGACGGGGACCGGCTCGAGCATCCGACCGTCGATCCGTCGTGGGAGGCCTACGCTGCACTGGCGGACGAAGCGGCCGAATAG
- the thiD gene encoding bifunctional hydroxymethylpyrimidine kinase/phosphomethylpyrimidine kinase: MRTPTPDSRPVALTIAGSDSGGGAGIQADLATMAAHGVFGTSAITAVTAQNTRGVESSHVLPTDEIEAQIEAVTDDFAVGAAKTGMLATTDVIETVTEYAREFEFPLVVDPVMVATSGDRLLEPEAERAYEELLAGATLATPNADEAEVLTDIAVTDDESAIEAGEAILETGVDAVLVKGGHVPGETVRDTLVTGESVRTFEHPRVGTEATHGSGCTLGSAIAARLAKGEPLETAVEGATEFLARAVRYYYDVGEGHGAVNHMVSLRNEATRELTAEEVQAVVDRFVDADVSALVPEVGMNVVGATPYAESVAETAAVEGRITRTLSGVQPNRGVRFGASSHVARFLLSAREFVPELRFAVNCRFDADIEAALEALEWPVAEYDRGEQPDEVKETEGSTMGWGARQAFEGRDEPPVAVVDRGEVGKEALVKIVASDPETLADRTLALDREVTE, from the coding sequence ATGCGAACACCAACACCCGATAGCCGGCCGGTCGCACTGACGATCGCGGGCAGCGACTCCGGCGGCGGCGCGGGAATCCAGGCCGACCTCGCGACGATGGCTGCACACGGCGTCTTCGGCACGTCGGCGATCACCGCCGTCACCGCCCAGAACACCCGCGGCGTCGAGTCCTCGCACGTCCTACCGACCGACGAGATCGAGGCCCAGATCGAGGCCGTCACGGACGACTTCGCGGTCGGCGCGGCGAAGACCGGGATGCTCGCGACGACCGACGTCATCGAGACCGTCACCGAGTACGCCCGCGAGTTCGAGTTCCCGCTGGTCGTCGACCCCGTGATGGTTGCGACCTCGGGCGACCGGCTGCTCGAGCCCGAAGCCGAGCGCGCCTACGAGGAGTTACTGGCCGGAGCGACGTTGGCGACGCCCAACGCCGACGAGGCGGAGGTGCTGACGGACATCGCGGTCACGGACGACGAGAGCGCGATCGAGGCAGGCGAGGCGATCCTCGAGACCGGCGTCGACGCCGTCCTCGTCAAGGGCGGCCACGTCCCCGGCGAGACGGTTCGCGACACGCTCGTCACCGGGGAGAGCGTCCGGACGTTCGAGCACCCGCGGGTCGGCACCGAGGCGACCCACGGCTCGGGCTGTACGCTCGGCTCGGCGATCGCGGCCCGACTCGCGAAGGGCGAACCGCTCGAGACGGCCGTCGAGGGTGCCACGGAGTTCCTCGCCCGCGCAGTCCGGTACTACTACGACGTCGGCGAGGGCCACGGCGCGGTCAATCACATGGTCTCGCTGCGAAACGAGGCCACCCGGGAGCTGACGGCCGAGGAAGTGCAAGCGGTCGTCGACCGGTTCGTCGACGCCGACGTCTCGGCGCTGGTCCCCGAGGTCGGGATGAACGTCGTCGGCGCGACGCCCTACGCCGAATCCGTCGCCGAGACCGCCGCCGTCGAGGGCCGAATCACGCGCACGCTCTCGGGTGTCCAGCCGAACCGCGGCGTTCGGTTCGGAGCCTCGAGCCACGTTGCCCGCTTCCTCCTCTCGGCGCGAGAGTTCGTCCCCGAGCTTCGGTTCGCGGTCAACTGTCGGTTCGACGCGGACATCGAGGCGGCGCTCGAAGCCCTCGAGTGGCCGGTCGCGGAGTACGACCGCGGCGAACAGCCCGACGAAGTCAAGGAGACGGAGGGGAGCACGATGGGCTGGGGTGCCCGGCAGGCGTTTGAGGGCCGCGACGAACCCCCCGTCGCCGTCGTCGACCGCGGGGAGGTCGGCAAGGAGGCGCTCGTCAAAATCGTCGCGAGCGATCCCGAGACGCTCGCCGATCGAACGCTGGCCCTCGACCGAGAGGTGACCGAATGA
- a CDS encoding TIGR03560 family F420-dependent LLM class oxidoreductase — MSADESGSATDLDVGYILPQYGTEMGTVRDAAREAESLGYDAVWLEDHFQSWIGDPRQGVHECWTTLSAVAEATDRIRLGTLVTSQSYRHPALLAKMAAQVDRISDGRLELGLGGGWYADEYDRFGYEFREPPAERLRRLAETVEILQGLWTEETYSHDGEHLEIDLEEAFCEPQPVQEPHPPIWIGGGGEEFTLRYTADLADGWNYGTLEPAGFADKLDVLREHCESEDRYEEIRKSAELFVFVGETSEAAEDKREAFRSEFLPADGPSEPREFFLSGYLETAPTGTPTDVRERLADYADAGIEEVMLAVPDAAADGDESLSLLAEELLA, encoded by the coding sequence ATGAGCGCCGACGAGTCGGGATCGGCGACCGACCTCGACGTCGGCTACATCCTCCCGCAGTACGGCACCGAGATGGGAACGGTCCGGGACGCCGCGCGCGAGGCCGAATCGCTCGGCTACGACGCGGTCTGGCTCGAGGACCACTTCCAGTCGTGGATCGGCGACCCACGACAGGGGGTCCACGAGTGCTGGACGACGTTGAGCGCGGTCGCCGAGGCGACGGACCGCATTCGGCTCGGCACGCTGGTCACGAGTCAGTCCTACCGCCATCCCGCGCTGCTGGCGAAGATGGCGGCGCAGGTCGACCGCATCAGCGACGGCCGGCTCGAGCTCGGACTCGGCGGCGGCTGGTACGCGGACGAGTACGACCGCTTCGGCTACGAGTTCCGAGAGCCGCCGGCCGAGCGACTCCGTCGGCTCGCCGAGACCGTCGAAATCCTACAGGGACTGTGGACCGAGGAGACCTACAGCCACGACGGCGAGCACCTCGAGATCGATCTCGAGGAGGCGTTCTGCGAACCGCAGCCCGTACAGGAGCCTCATCCGCCGATCTGGATCGGGGGCGGCGGTGAGGAGTTCACCCTGCGCTACACCGCCGACCTGGCCGACGGCTGGAACTACGGCACCCTCGAGCCGGCGGGCTTCGCCGACAAACTCGACGTGCTCCGAGAGCACTGCGAGAGCGAGGATCGATACGAGGAGATCCGCAAGTCGGCCGAGCTGTTCGTCTTCGTCGGCGAGACGAGCGAGGCGGCCGAGGACAAGCGCGAGGCCTTCCGGAGCGAGTTCCTGCCCGCCGACGGGCCGAGCGAGCCCCGCGAGTTCTTCCTCTCGGGCTACCTCGAGACGGCCCCGACGGGGACGCCGACCGACGTGCGAGAGCGTCTCGCGGACTACGCCGATGCCGGCATCGAGGAGGTCATGCTCGCGGTTCCGGACGCGGCCGCCGACGGGGACGAGAGCCTGTCACTGCTGGCCGAGGAACTGCTCGCGTAG
- a CDS encoding APC family permease has translation MGSPPSSAGGTNVEGESPRIEPTVETDDATITDDAELERTLGLSGGLAIGIGTMIGAGIFVFPGLAAGQAGPAAAVSFAIGALVALLVALPTSELATAMPKSGGGYYYISRALGTLAGTVVGLSLWFGLVFATAFYLVGFGYYAVDTLAELGVAVGDGLVIPLALLFGAGFTVLNVTGTENAAKLQNGIVALLLSILTFFLAYGGLDAVGLLGEPSAPERFAPFGPMPVLTTAALVFTSYLGFAQVATVAGEMNDPGRNLPRAMVGSVLVVGLLYVVTIFIATSAFGSERLAEFGETAMVEVGRHYLGAAGAFAIVFGGLLATMSSANASVLSTSRAIYAVSKDALLPRRASRINLRYGTPHVALGMAGGPILVLVATGRVELLAEVASFLHLVMYGLICVVLLVLRRNEPEWYDPDFRIPGYPVVPILGALTSFALIGFMQPISQLTGIALMVAAAGWYAYYARDVSLKGGIQ, from the coding sequence ATGGGTAGCCCGCCGTCGTCGGCCGGTGGAACCAACGTCGAGGGAGAATCGCCGCGGATCGAGCCGACGGTCGAGACCGACGACGCGACGATCACCGACGACGCCGAACTCGAGCGGACGCTCGGGCTCTCCGGCGGGCTCGCCATCGGAATCGGGACGATGATCGGGGCCGGCATCTTCGTCTTTCCGGGGCTGGCGGCCGGGCAGGCCGGTCCCGCGGCGGCGGTATCGTTCGCCATCGGTGCGCTCGTCGCCCTGCTCGTCGCGTTGCCGACCTCCGAACTCGCGACGGCGATGCCGAAGAGCGGGGGCGGCTACTACTACATCTCTCGCGCGCTGGGCACGCTCGCGGGGACCGTCGTCGGGCTGTCGCTGTGGTTCGGGCTGGTGTTCGCGACGGCGTTTTACCTCGTCGGCTTCGGTTACTACGCCGTCGACACGCTCGCCGAACTCGGTGTCGCGGTCGGCGACGGCCTCGTCATCCCGCTGGCGCTGCTGTTCGGTGCGGGCTTTACCGTGTTGAACGTCACGGGGACGGAAAACGCGGCGAAACTGCAGAACGGTATCGTCGCGTTGCTGCTCTCGATTTTGACGTTCTTTCTCGCGTACGGCGGCCTCGACGCGGTGGGGCTCCTCGGCGAGCCGAGCGCCCCCGAGCGGTTCGCGCCGTTCGGCCCGATGCCCGTGCTGACGACCGCCGCGCTGGTGTTCACTTCGTATCTCGGCTTCGCCCAGGTGGCGACCGTCGCCGGGGAGATGAACGATCCCGGACGGAACCTGCCGCGTGCGATGGTCGGTTCCGTGCTCGTCGTCGGACTCCTCTACGTGGTGACCATCTTCATCGCGACGAGCGCGTTCGGGAGCGAGCGGCTGGCCGAATTCGGCGAGACGGCGATGGTCGAGGTCGGCCGCCACTATCTCGGCGCGGCCGGGGCGTTCGCGATCGTCTTCGGCGGCCTGCTCGCGACGATGTCGAGCGCCAACGCGTCGGTCCTCAGCACGTCTCGAGCCATCTACGCCGTCTCGAAGGACGCCCTGTTACCGCGGCGGGCGAGCCGCATCAACCTCCGGTACGGCACGCCGCACGTCGCGCTGGGGATGGCCGGCGGACCGATTCTCGTGCTGGTCGCGACCGGCCGCGTGGAACTGCTCGCGGAGGTCGCCTCGTTCCTCCATCTCGTCATGTACGGACTGATCTGCGTGGTGCTGCTCGTCCTGCGCCGAAACGAACCGGAGTGGTACGATCCCGACTTCCGGATCCCCGGCTACCCCGTCGTCCCGATACTCGGCGCGCTCACCAGTTTCGCCCTGATCGGCTTCATGCAACCCATCTCACAGCTCACCGGCATCGCGCTCATGGTCGCGGCCGCCGGGTGGTACGCCTATTACGCCCGGGACGTGAGCCTGAAGGGAGGGATCCAATGA
- a CDS encoding universal stress protein, which translates to MTRVLVPLAILEGESVSAGLPTLLAPVDVTVLGYHVLPEQTPPDQARLQYEDRATDALTDLAAEFEAAGGRADHRLVFTHDRERTIDRVAAETGADAYAITGVTGPVDRLLVTLTGEVAADRLCSVVAELVGDRGIDVTLFLATDDEAGGRESLEAAAASLAERGIDVETEPAVGDPSLEALVEAAAGHDVIVMGDQAPSLRSLVFGEAADRVAAESVGPVLVVRSLEERDDGAERGDRLSDADHSTSP; encoded by the coding sequence ATGACACGCGTCCTCGTCCCGCTGGCGATCCTCGAGGGAGAATCGGTCTCTGCCGGACTGCCGACGCTGCTCGCGCCCGTGGACGTGACCGTGCTCGGATATCACGTTCTGCCCGAACAGACGCCGCCGGACCAGGCGCGATTGCAGTACGAAGACAGAGCGACGGACGCCCTCACCGACCTCGCGGCGGAGTTCGAGGCGGCCGGCGGGCGCGCCGATCATCGCCTCGTGTTCACCCACGACCGGGAGCGAACGATCGACCGAGTCGCCGCGGAGACCGGAGCGGACGCCTACGCCATCACGGGCGTCACCGGGCCGGTCGATCGGCTCCTCGTGACCCTGACAGGCGAGGTCGCCGCCGACCGGCTCTGCTCGGTCGTCGCCGAACTGGTCGGCGACCGCGGGATCGACGTCACGCTCTTTCTCGCGACCGACGACGAAGCCGGTGGCCGGGAATCGCTCGAGGCGGCCGCCGCGAGCCTCGCCGAACGCGGTATCGATGTCGAGACCGAACCCGCGGTCGGTGACCCCTCGCTCGAGGCGCTCGTCGAGGCCGCGGCCGGTCACGACGTGATCGTGATGGGTGATCAAGCTCCGTCGCTTCGGTCTCTCGTCTTCGGCGAGGCGGCCGACCGCGTCGCCGCCGAGTCGGTCGGCCCGGTGCTCGTCGTTCGATCCCTCGAGGAACGCGACGACGGGGCGGAACGCGGTGATCGTCTCTCAGACGCCGACCATAGCACGTCGCCATGA
- a CDS encoding universal stress protein, with the protein MPDPRDHRVLIPVDVLEGQSVPRTIVDAFASIPVVLLGYRELPDQTGTDQARDQYGDRAQAELDELRTVFEDAGCDVTSRLAFTHDRLKTFERVAVDESCDAVLLLNPAPVLETVLVALRSDVNVEHIARLLATVLAGTDLEVTLFHVASAEAGRDDGAELLERARSELVGAGVDADRIDRTVVVDGSPTDAILEAAAEHDLLVAGESRPSVRRFVFRDRAERLAERTVDPVLVIRGEYLESTDDEETDDGENSE; encoded by the coding sequence ATGCCAGACCCTCGCGATCATCGCGTGCTGATTCCGGTCGACGTCCTCGAGGGCCAGTCCGTTCCGCGGACGATCGTCGACGCGTTCGCCTCGATTCCAGTCGTCCTGCTCGGCTATCGAGAGCTTCCCGACCAGACCGGGACCGATCAGGCACGCGACCAGTACGGTGACCGCGCGCAGGCCGAACTCGACGAACTCCGGACGGTGTTCGAAGACGCCGGCTGTGACGTCACGTCGCGGCTCGCGTTCACCCACGATCGGCTGAAGACGTTCGAACGTGTCGCCGTCGACGAATCGTGCGACGCCGTCCTGCTGCTCAATCCCGCGCCCGTCCTCGAGACGGTGCTCGTCGCCCTTCGGAGTGACGTCAACGTCGAACACATCGCCCGACTGCTCGCGACGGTCCTCGCCGGGACGGACCTCGAGGTGACCCTCTTTCACGTCGCCTCGGCCGAGGCGGGCCGGGATGACGGCGCGGAACTGCTCGAGCGGGCGCGCTCGGAACTGGTGGGTGCGGGAGTCGATGCGGATCGGATCGATCGCACGGTGGTCGTCGACGGCTCGCCGACGGACGCCATCCTCGAGGCCGCGGCCGAGCACGACCTCCTCGTCGCGGGCGAGAGCCGACCGTCGGTCCGCCGCTTCGTCTTCCGGGACCGCGCCGAACGGCTCGCCGAGCGAACGGTCGATCCGGTCCTCGTGATCCGCGGGGAGTACCTCGAGTCAACAGATGACGAGGAGACGGACGACGGAGAAAACAGTGAATAA
- a CDS encoding tRNA-binding protein, giving the protein MVESPFDVEIEVGEVIEAEPFPEAEKPEMTKLWIDLGDEEIQSAGQLEYHYDADELVGRQVLCATTLGSVRIAGFKSEALTVGVPSEEGYPVLVSPDEDVPLGGTLY; this is encoded by the coding sequence ATGGTCGAGAGTCCGTTCGACGTAGAAATCGAGGTCGGCGAAGTGATCGAAGCCGAACCGTTCCCCGAGGCCGAGAAGCCGGAGATGACGAAACTCTGGATCGACCTCGGCGACGAGGAGATCCAGTCCGCCGGCCAACTCGAGTACCACTACGACGCCGACGAACTCGTCGGTCGACAGGTGCTCTGTGCGACGACCCTCGGCTCGGTGCGGATCGCGGGCTTCAAATCCGAGGCGCTGACGGTCGGCGTCCCCAGCGAGGAGGGGTATCCCGTGCTGGTGTCGCCGGACGAAGACGTGCCGCTGGGCGGGACGTTGTACTAA
- the mutS gene encoding DNA mismatch repair protein MutS — protein sequence MTEATGIVGEFFSLKEETDAELLAMQCGDFYEFFGEDAETVSDELDLKVSQKSSHGSSYPMAGVPLDDLTPYLKALVERGYRVAVADQYETDSGHAREIVRVVTPGTLLETSDADAQYLAAVVDGGSAGGSSGGDAGYGLAFADVTTGRFLVADADDADDALTELYRFDPVEVLPGPDARTDDDLLNTVRERIDATLTLHETESFAPKRATHEVREQFGTETVDRLSVGEPTLAAAGAILSYVAETGAGVLASMTRIQAHHGDDHVTLDATTQRNLELTETMQGERDGSLFATIDHTETSAGGRLLKEWLQRPRRSLETLERRQESVAALSTAALARDEMQDSLGETYDLARLASKATHGSADARDLLAVGETLSVLPALAETIESNPDLADSPLSEIVDRPDRDAARELRETLEEAIAEDPPSTVTQGELLQRGYDDELDEVIERHEAIKEWLDTLAEREKGQYGLSHVTVDRNKTDGYYIQVGKSAADGVPDHYEEIKTLKNSKRFTTDELEEKEREILRLEERRGDLEYELFEELRDEVAARAELLQDVGRALATVDALASLATHAAENRWVQPDLHRDDRLEIEQGRHPVVEQTTEFVPNDVRMNEDRNFLVVTGPNMSGKSTYMRQVACIVLLAQVGSFVPAKEAEIGLVDGIFTRVGALDELAQGRSTFMVEMSELSNILHTATEESLVILDEVGRGTATYDGISIAWAATEYLHNEVKAKTLFATHYHELTGLAENLPRVANVHVAADERDGEVTFLRTVRDGPTDRSYGIHVADLAGVPDPVVDRSRDVLERLREEKAIEAKGGGSSEPVQATFDLGSGTMQTRTADQGQSQTQTASTDGGPTEADSDGQSIDPETEAVLEDFESIDVNTTPPIELVSKVQELQERLEE from the coding sequence ATGACAGAGGCGACGGGGATCGTCGGAGAGTTCTTCTCCCTCAAAGAGGAAACCGACGCCGAGTTACTGGCGATGCAGTGTGGCGATTTCTACGAATTCTTCGGCGAGGACGCCGAGACCGTCAGTGACGAGCTCGATCTCAAGGTCTCCCAGAAGTCCTCTCACGGCTCGTCCTATCCCATGGCCGGCGTGCCGCTCGACGATCTGACGCCCTATCTCAAGGCCTTAGTCGAACGCGGCTACCGCGTCGCCGTCGCCGACCAGTACGAGACCGACTCCGGTCACGCCCGAGAGATCGTCCGCGTCGTGACGCCCGGCACGCTGCTCGAGACCAGCGACGCCGACGCGCAGTACCTCGCGGCGGTCGTCGACGGCGGGAGCGCCGGCGGCTCGAGCGGCGGTGACGCCGGGTACGGGCTCGCATTCGCCGACGTGACGACCGGTCGGTTCCTCGTCGCGGACGCCGACGATGCCGACGACGCACTGACGGAACTCTACCGGTTCGATCCGGTCGAAGTCCTGCCGGGGCCCGACGCGCGGACCGACGACGACCTATTGAACACCGTCCGCGAGCGGATCGACGCGACGCTGACGCTCCACGAGACCGAATCGTTCGCGCCCAAACGGGCGACACACGAGGTCCGCGAGCAGTTCGGCACCGAGACCGTCGACCGGCTCTCGGTCGGCGAGCCGACGCTCGCGGCGGCCGGCGCGATCCTCTCGTACGTCGCGGAGACCGGCGCGGGCGTGCTCGCCTCGATGACCCGCATCCAAGCCCACCACGGCGACGATCACGTCACGCTGGACGCGACCACTCAGCGAAACCTCGAGCTCACTGAGACGATGCAGGGCGAGCGCGACGGCTCGCTGTTCGCGACGATCGACCACACCGAGACCAGCGCCGGCGGCCGCCTCTTGAAGGAGTGGCTCCAGCGCCCGCGGCGCTCGCTCGAGACGCTCGAGCGGCGCCAGGAGAGCGTCGCCGCGCTCTCGACGGCGGCGCTCGCCCGCGACGAGATGCAGGACTCGCTCGGCGAGACCTACGATCTGGCGCGACTCGCGTCGAAGGCGACCCACGGCAGCGCGGACGCGCGGGACCTGCTCGCGGTCGGAGAGACACTCTCGGTCCTGCCCGCGCTGGCCGAGACGATCGAATCGAATCCGGATCTGGCCGACTCGCCGCTCTCCGAGATCGTCGACCGACCGGACCGGGACGCCGCACGAGAGTTACGGGAGACGCTCGAGGAAGCCATCGCCGAGGATCCGCCGTCGACCGTGACGCAGGGGGAACTCCTCCAGCGGGGGTACGACGACGAACTCGACGAGGTGATCGAGCGCCACGAGGCGATCAAGGAGTGGCTCGACACGCTCGCCGAGCGCGAGAAGGGGCAGTACGGGCTCTCGCACGTCACGGTCGACCGGAACAAGACCGACGGCTACTACATTCAGGTCGGCAAGTCCGCCGCCGACGGCGTTCCGGATCACTACGAGGAGATCAAGACGCTCAAGAACTCCAAGCGCTTCACCACCGACGAACTCGAGGAGAAGGAACGCGAAATCCTCCGGCTCGAGGAACGGCGCGGCGACCTCGAGTACGAACTCTTCGAGGAACTCCGCGACGAGGTCGCCGCGCGGGCCGAACTGCTGCAGGACGTCGGACGGGCGCTGGCGACGGTCGACGCGCTCGCGAGTCTGGCGACTCACGCGGCCGAAAACCGCTGGGTTCAGCCCGATCTCCATCGGGACGACCGCCTCGAGATCGAGCAGGGTCGGCACCCGGTCGTCGAGCAGACGACGGAGTTCGTGCCGAACGACGTCCGGATGAACGAGGATCGCAACTTTCTGGTCGTCACCGGACCCAACATGTCCGGGAAGTCGACCTACATGCGTCAGGTCGCCTGTATCGTCCTGTTGGCTCAGGTCGGCAGCTTCGTCCCCGCGAAGGAGGCCGAGATCGGGCTGGTCGACGGCATCTTCACCCGCGTCGGCGCACTCGACGAACTCGCACAGGGGCGCTCGACGTTCATGGTCGAGATGAGCGAACTCTCGAACATCCTCCACACCGCGACCGAGGAGTCGCTGGTCATCTTAGACGAGGTGGGCCGCGGAACGGCGACCTACGACGGGATTTCGATCGCCTGGGCCGCGACGGAGTACCTCCACAACGAGGTCAAGGCGAAGACCCTCTTCGCGACGCACTACCACGAACTGACCGGGCTCGCGGAGAACCTCCCCCGCGTCGCCAACGTCCACGTCGCGGCGGACGAACGCGACGGCGAGGTCACCTTTCTCCGGACCGTTCGCGACGGGCCGACGGATCGCTCCTACGGGATCCACGTCGCCGACCTCGCCGGCGTTCCCGACCCCGTCGTCGATCGCTCGAGAGATGTCTTAGAGCGCCTACGCGAGGAGAAGGCCATCGAGGCGAAGGGCGGGGGCTCGAGCGAGCCCGTTCAGGCCACGTTCGATCTGGGCAGCGGAACGATGCAGACACGAACGGCGGACCAGGGACAGTCCCAGACTCAGACGGCGTCGACCGACGGCGGTCCGACGGAGGCCGACTCCGACGGGCAGTCGATCGATCCCGAGACCGAGGCCGTCCTCGAGGACTTCGAGTCGATCGACGTGAACACGACGCCGCCGATCGAACTCGTCTCGAAAGTCCAGGAGCTCCAGGAGCGACTCGAGGAGTGA
- a CDS encoding DUF5806 family protein translates to MSDETTTTNDGSASKYAGNPDGERFTKIHGAEYDRVNEFLRERTAFTAREWAIARACQDFRTPTGVPMQTVGENLPDLIPFMEDTYSGQSVSSAKHRFNEKVQKAANTMMYGALSGFYTADELDAILYEAVETAKLLIETEGGTIDLETEQRVETQLAEYMNEVRETSRAVSAELAHETDESDTDESESEDRGAEAGETRDGAGEASED, encoded by the coding sequence ATGTCCGACGAAACCACCACCACGAACGACGGATCGGCGAGCAAGTACGCCGGCAATCCGGACGGCGAGCGATTCACGAAGATCCACGGGGCCGAGTACGATCGCGTCAACGAGTTCCTCAGGGAGCGGACCGCGTTTACCGCGCGCGAGTGGGCGATCGCCCGCGCCTGTCAGGACTTCCGCACGCCGACCGGCGTGCCGATGCAAACGGTCGGCGAGAACCTCCCCGATCTGATCCCGTTCATGGAGGACACGTACTCGGGGCAGTCCGTCAGCAGCGCGAAGCATCGGTTCAACGAAAAGGTACAGAAAGCGGCGAACACGATGATGTACGGCGCACTCTCCGGGTTCTATACGGCCGACGAACTCGACGCGATCCTCTACGAGGCCGTCGAGACCGCAAAGCTCCTGATCGAAACCGAGGGCGGCACGATCGACCTCGAGACCGAACAGCGCGTCGAGACCCAACTCGCCGAGTACATGAACGAGGTTCGCGAGACGAGCCGAGCGGTCTCGGCCGAGCTCGCCCACGAGACCGACGAGAGCGACACTGACGAGAGCGAGTCCGAAGACCGCGGAGCCGAAGCGGGCGAGACCCGAGACGGAGCGGGCGAAGCGAGCGAGGACTGA